In Gouania willdenowi chromosome 17, fGouWil2.1, whole genome shotgun sequence, one DNA window encodes the following:
- the asic1c gene encoding acid-sensing ion channel 1C isoform X3 — protein sequence MGSPEEKAPRPPSDITVFGANCTLHGLSHIFLPGGVSFRRLLWAAAFSASLSIFLLQVADRVIEYCKYPHVTLLDEMDSPVMYFPAITLCNYNSFRKSQIRRNDIFWMAGLLGVEQSDFDDFMAALGQPTDNSKFFPSKTFNMLEFVQRTSHNIEEMLLDCKYRGKDCGSENFTTIYTRYGKCYTFNSGLDGNPLLTTLKGGTGNGLEIMLDIQQDEYLPVWGETDETSYEAGIKVQIHSQDEPPFIDQLGFGVAPGFQTFVSCQQQLLQYLPPPWGDCKSSAMDSEFFSTYSITACRIDCETRYLLENCNCRMVHMPGTATVCTPEQYKDCADPALDFLVEKDNDYCVCQTPCNMTRYGKELSMVRIPSKASAKYLAKKFNRTEQYIGENILVLDIFFEALNYEKIEQKKAYEIAGLLGDIGGQMGLFIGASVLTILEIFDYLYEVFKDKVLGYFLRKKRPQRCQSDNLEFPENPTSPGVTPKHAPRAPVTPSGVTRTVSDSRRTCYLVTRL from the exons ATGGGGAGTCCAGAAGAAAAAGCGCCACGTCCACCTTCAGATATTACCGTGTTTGGGGCCAACTGTACCCTCCACGGTTTGAGCCACATCTTCCTGCCGGGTGGCGTGAGTTTCCGTCGCCTGCTGTGGGCTGCCGCCTTCAGCGCCTCGCTCTCCATCTTCTTGCTGCAGGTGGCGGATCGTGTGATCGAGTATTGTAAATATCCCCACGTCACCCTCCTGGATGAGATGGACAGCCCAGTCATGTACTTTCCTGCCATTACCCTGTGCAACTACAACAGCTTTAGAAAGTCCCAGATCCGAAGGAATGACATTTTCTGGATGGCCGGGCTCCTGGGCGTGGAACAGAGTGACTTTGATGATTTCATGGCGGCGTTGGGACAGCCGACCGATAACAGCAAGTTCTTTCCAAGCAAGACCTTCAACATGCTGGAGTTTGTGCAGAGGACCAGTCACAACATTGAGGAAATGCTGTTGGACTGCAAGTACAGAGGCAAAGACTGTGGATCGGAGAACTTCACTACT ATCTACACACGCTATGGAAAGTGCTACACCTTTAACTCTGGGTTGGACGGGAATCCACTGCTTACCACGTTGAAGGGCGGCACCGGGAATGGACTAGAGATCATGTTGGACATCCAGCAGGACGAGTACCTTCCTGTGTGGGGGGAGACAG ACGAGACGTCGTATGAGGCGGGCATCAAAGTTCAGATCCACAGCCAGGACGAGCCTCCCTTCATCGACCAGCTGGGCTTTGGCGTCGCTCCTGGTTTTCAAACCTTTGTCTCCTGTCAACAGCAACTG CTCCAGTACCTCCCCCCACCGTGGGGCGACTGTAAGTCCTCGGCCATGGACTCTGAGTTCTTCTCCACCTACAGCATCACAGCGTGTCGCATCGACTGCGAGACTCGCTACCTGCTGGAGAACTGCAACTGTCGGATGGTCCACATGCCTG GAACTGCCACAGTATGCACGCCTGAGCAGTACAAGGACTGTGCTGACCCTGCTTTag ACTTTTTGGTAGAGAAAGACAACGattactgtgtgtgtcagacGCCGTGCAACATGACTCGCTACGGCAAGGAGCTGTCCATGGTTAGGATCCCCAGTAAGGCCTCGGCTAAGTATCTGGCTAAGAAATTCAACAGAACTGAGCAGTACATCGG AGAAAACATCCTGGTGCTGGACATCTTCTTTGAGGCTCTGAACTATGAGAAGATCGAGCAGAAGAAGGCGTATGAAATCGCCGGGCTGCTGG GAGACATTGGAGGTCAGATGGGTTTGTTTATCGGAGCCAGCGTGCTGACCATTCTGGAAATCTTTGACTACCTGTATGAG GTGTTTAAGGACAAAGTTCTGGGTTACTTCCTGCGAAAGAAGCGTCCGCAGCGTTGTCAGAGCGACAACCTG
- the asic1c gene encoding acid-sensing ion channel 1C isoform X4, which produces MGSPEEKAPRPPSDITVFGANCTLHGLSHIFLPGGVSFRRLLWAAAFSASLSIFLLQVADRVIEYCKYPHVTLLDEMDSPVMYFPAITLCNYNSFRKSQIRRNDIFWMAGLLGVEQSDFDDFMAALGQPTDNSKFFPSKTFNMLEFVQRTSHNIEEMLLDCKYRGKDCGSENFTTIYTRYGKCYTFNSGLDGNPLLTTLKGGTGNGLEIMLDIQQDEYLPVWGETDETSYEAGIKVQIHSQDEPPFIDQLGFGVAPGFQTFVSCQQQLLQYLPPPWGDCKSSAMDSEFFSTYSITACRIDCETRYLLENCNCRMVHMPGTATVCTPEQYKDCADPALDFLVEKDNDYCVCQTPCNMTRYGKELSMVRIPSKASAKYLAKKFNRTEQYIGENILVLDIFFEALNYEKIEQKKAYEIAGLLGDIGGQMGLFIGASVLTILEIFDYLYEVFKDKVLGYFLRKKRPQRCQSDNLSTCDTLRSHSDSLGFTSNVLPRHPTLGNFEEFAC; this is translated from the exons ATGGGGAGTCCAGAAGAAAAAGCGCCACGTCCACCTTCAGATATTACCGTGTTTGGGGCCAACTGTACCCTCCACGGTTTGAGCCACATCTTCCTGCCGGGTGGCGTGAGTTTCCGTCGCCTGCTGTGGGCTGCCGCCTTCAGCGCCTCGCTCTCCATCTTCTTGCTGCAGGTGGCGGATCGTGTGATCGAGTATTGTAAATATCCCCACGTCACCCTCCTGGATGAGATGGACAGCCCAGTCATGTACTTTCCTGCCATTACCCTGTGCAACTACAACAGCTTTAGAAAGTCCCAGATCCGAAGGAATGACATTTTCTGGATGGCCGGGCTCCTGGGCGTGGAACAGAGTGACTTTGATGATTTCATGGCGGCGTTGGGACAGCCGACCGATAACAGCAAGTTCTTTCCAAGCAAGACCTTCAACATGCTGGAGTTTGTGCAGAGGACCAGTCACAACATTGAGGAAATGCTGTTGGACTGCAAGTACAGAGGCAAAGACTGTGGATCGGAGAACTTCACTACT ATCTACACACGCTATGGAAAGTGCTACACCTTTAACTCTGGGTTGGACGGGAATCCACTGCTTACCACGTTGAAGGGCGGCACCGGGAATGGACTAGAGATCATGTTGGACATCCAGCAGGACGAGTACCTTCCTGTGTGGGGGGAGACAG ACGAGACGTCGTATGAGGCGGGCATCAAAGTTCAGATCCACAGCCAGGACGAGCCTCCCTTCATCGACCAGCTGGGCTTTGGCGTCGCTCCTGGTTTTCAAACCTTTGTCTCCTGTCAACAGCAACTG CTCCAGTACCTCCCCCCACCGTGGGGCGACTGTAAGTCCTCGGCCATGGACTCTGAGTTCTTCTCCACCTACAGCATCACAGCGTGTCGCATCGACTGCGAGACTCGCTACCTGCTGGAGAACTGCAACTGTCGGATGGTCCACATGCCTG GAACTGCCACAGTATGCACGCCTGAGCAGTACAAGGACTGTGCTGACCCTGCTTTag ACTTTTTGGTAGAGAAAGACAACGattactgtgtgtgtcagacGCCGTGCAACATGACTCGCTACGGCAAGGAGCTGTCCATGGTTAGGATCCCCAGTAAGGCCTCGGCTAAGTATCTGGCTAAGAAATTCAACAGAACTGAGCAGTACATCGG AGAAAACATCCTGGTGCTGGACATCTTCTTTGAGGCTCTGAACTATGAGAAGATCGAGCAGAAGAAGGCGTATGAAATCGCCGGGCTGCTGG GAGACATTGGAGGTCAGATGGGTTTGTTTATCGGAGCCAGCGTGCTGACCATTCTGGAAATCTTTGACTACCTGTATGAG GTGTTTAAGGACAAAGTTCTGGGTTACTTCCTGCGAAAGAAGCGTCCGCAGCGTTGTCAGAGCGACAACCTG